A genome region from Candidatus Manganitrophaceae bacterium includes the following:
- a CDS encoding 1-acyl-sn-glycerol-3-phosphate acyltransferase: MLYKVAHVLVYILARLFFRLTVVGVENVPKEGGVIVAANHNSYFDIPLLGCSLIRRADNIAKSELFRNRFIAALFTALGGFPVRRGQFDRSAIAEAVKRLRAGRLLAIYPEGSRSPDGRLQPAMPGIGLLVMKSGAKVVPAYIEGAHPVLLFRRVTVIFGKPLDFRGEIDLSEKEGVIPKILYARIASKIMGDLEQLRRVLSSPSDE; encoded by the coding sequence ATGCTTTACAAAGTTGCTCATGTTCTGGTTTACATTTTGGCGCGGTTGTTTTTCAGACTAACGGTCGTCGGGGTTGAGAATGTTCCTAAAGAGGGAGGGGTGATTGTTGCCGCCAATCATAACAGTTACTTCGACATTCCACTTTTGGGTTGCTCCCTCATAAGGCGGGCGGATAATATTGCGAAGAGTGAACTATTCAGAAACCGGTTCATTGCAGCACTTTTTACGGCCCTGGGAGGTTTTCCTGTTCGTCGTGGACAATTTGATCGGTCGGCCATCGCTGAGGCGGTTAAACGTCTGAGGGCCGGTCGCCTTCTTGCGATCTATCCGGAGGGGTCCCGAAGTCCGGATGGACGTCTTCAGCCGGCAATGCCCGGGATCGGTTTATTGGTGATGAAATCCGGAGCAAAAGTTGTTCCGGCATATATAGAAGGAGCCCATCCGGTTCTCCTTTTTCGCCGTGTGACGGTCATTTTTGGGAAACCCCTGGATTTTAGAGGGGAGATTGATCTCTCGGAAAAAGAAGGGGTGATTCCGAAGATCCTTTATGCTAGAATAGCCAGCAAAATCATGGGGGACTTGGAACAGCTCAGAAGGGTGTTGTCCTCCCCTTCGGACGAATAG
- a CDS encoding integration host factor subunit beta: MTKAELIESVLQRYNTLTKSQTEVLVNTVFDSIKEALSKGDKIEIRGFGSFRLRQREMREGRNPKTGALVQVQSKKVPFFKAGKELKELVDS; the protein is encoded by the coding sequence ATGACGAAGGCAGAACTCATCGAAAGCGTTTTACAACGGTATAATACATTGACGAAGAGTCAAACTGAAGTTTTGGTCAACACCGTTTTTGACAGTATCAAGGAGGCTTTGTCAAAGGGGGATAAGATTGAGATTCGTGGATTTGGAAGTTTCCGGCTCCGTCAACGGGAGATGCGCGAGGGGCGGAACCCCAAGACAGGGGCTCTGGTACAGGTTCAGTCCAAGAAAGTTCCGTTCTTCAAGGCAGGGAAAGAGTTGAAGGAACTGGTGGACAGCTAG
- the aroA gene encoding 3-phosphoshikimate 1-carboxyvinyltransferase: MGERNQSDGPGKASLRGTIRLPGDKSITHRAVILSALGEGTAEIVGYLPSEDCERTVAAFREMGISILESASGGVSRLVMEGKGLRGLSEPREVIDCGNSGTTMRLMTGLLSGQSFFSVLTGDASLRQRPMRRVVEPLRLMGGEIRGRSGGDLAPLAFSGKKLSAIDYRLPFSSAQVKSALLLAGLFASGETTISEPGSSRDHTERMFRYLDIPCEEKAGGFSVIGGSPFKNKRMDIPGDISSAAFFLVAASILEGSEITLRGVGVNPTRTGVLDVLQKMGADITVQPLAPMCNEPVADLTVRSCPLRGTVIDGALAASVLDEFPVLCIAAAAAEGETVIRNAQELRVKESDRIETMAKSLRGMGVQVETSADGMRIQGSSQWCGTICETQGDHRIAMSMTVAGLRTEGENKIDDMDCINTSFPGFLDLLSKLKVT, translated from the coding sequence ATGGGTGAACGGAATCAAAGCGACGGTCCAGGGAAAGCCTCTTTACGTGGAACGATCAGGCTTCCGGGGGATAAATCGATTACTCATCGGGCTGTGATTCTCTCGGCCCTGGGGGAAGGCACCGCTGAGATCGTCGGTTATCTTCCTTCTGAGGATTGCGAGCGAACGGTCGCGGCATTCAGGGAGATGGGTATCTCCATTCTTGAGTCAGCTTCCGGGGGAGTCTCAAGACTTGTCATGGAGGGAAAAGGACTTAGAGGGCTCTCGGAGCCGAGAGAGGTCATTGATTGCGGCAATTCGGGAACAACAATGCGCCTGATGACCGGACTCCTTTCGGGTCAGTCATTTTTTTCGGTATTGACCGGAGATGCCTCTCTCAGGCAAAGGCCGATGCGCCGTGTTGTTGAACCTTTACGTCTTATGGGCGGTGAGATCAGAGGCCGTTCAGGTGGAGATCTCGCCCCCCTGGCCTTCTCCGGGAAAAAACTTTCCGCGATTGACTATCGTCTTCCCTTTTCGAGTGCTCAGGTCAAGTCAGCACTATTACTGGCAGGGCTTTTTGCCTCTGGTGAGACGACTATTTCTGAGCCCGGCTCTTCACGGGATCATACTGAAAGGATGTTCCGCTATCTGGACATCCCGTGTGAAGAGAAGGCGGGGGGCTTTTCGGTTATTGGGGGAAGCCCCTTTAAGAACAAGCGAATGGATATTCCGGGGGACATCTCCTCCGCGGCTTTTTTCCTGGTCGCTGCAAGTATTCTTGAAGGTTCTGAGATTACGCTCAGGGGGGTTGGTGTGAATCCAACAAGGACGGGTGTTCTCGACGTCCTTCAAAAGATGGGGGCGGATATTACAGTTCAGCCCTTGGCGCCGATGTGTAATGAGCCGGTTGCAGATTTGACGGTCCGCTCATGCCCGCTTCGAGGGACCGTGATTGACGGCGCCCTGGCGGCCTCGGTTCTTGATGAGTTTCCTGTGCTTTGTATTGCAGCGGCTGCGGCCGAAGGTGAGACGGTGATTCGTAACGCACAGGAGTTGCGTGTGAAGGAGAGTGATCGCATCGAAACCATGGCCAAGTCCTTGCGGGGAATGGGAGTTCAGGTCGAGACCTCCGCGGACGGCATGAGAATTCAGGGAAGCAGTCAATGGTGCGGAACGATCTGTGAGACGCAGGGGGATCACCGTATTGCAATGTCAATGACGGTCGCGGGTTTGAGGACAGAAGGTGAAAATAAAATCGATGACATGGATTGCATCAATACCTCCTTCCCGGGGTTTCTCGATTTGCTGTCTAAGCTGAAGGTCACATAA
- a CDS encoding (d)CMP kinase, translating into MSRSKFIIAIDGPAGAGKSSASKSLAGKLGYLTLDSGSLYRAMAWKMIRDQVDTNRSMDVEAACAKLRIKLCLKGDRTEVWVDEVNVTPHLRLPDVTEISSTISAFPGIRHQLLSVQRSIGNQGGVVIEGRDIGTVVFPEAEVKFYLDASVRVRALRRYHDLRIKGVETDVETTMQNIKDRDEKDRRREIAPLRRGQDAIVIDSTRLKLDEVIDRMYRVVMDVIAQGEKMKTPSTEDPPSCQAK; encoded by the coding sequence ATGTCCCGAAGCAAGTTTATTATCGCTATTGATGGTCCGGCAGGTGCCGGGAAAAGCAGTGCTTCCAAAAGCCTGGCTGGAAAACTCGGTTATCTTACTCTTGATTCCGGGTCCCTTTATCGTGCCATGGCCTGGAAGATGATTCGGGACCAGGTGGATACGAACCGGTCCATGGATGTCGAGGCGGCCTGCGCAAAACTCCGGATCAAGCTCTGCCTGAAAGGAGATAGAACCGAGGTCTGGGTCGACGAGGTCAATGTCACGCCTCATCTGCGTCTGCCTGATGTCACAGAAATTTCCTCGACGATTTCCGCCTTTCCCGGGATTCGGCATCAGCTTTTATCTGTCCAACGGTCTATAGGAAATCAGGGCGGGGTGGTGATCGAAGGGAGAGACATCGGGACGGTTGTTTTTCCGGAGGCCGAGGTGAAGTTCTACCTGGATGCCTCGGTTCGGGTACGGGCATTGAGGCGATATCACGACCTTCGAATAAAAGGAGTAGAAACAGACGTTGAGACCACGATGCAGAATATTAAAGATCGAGATGAGAAGGATCGTCGAAGAGAAATCGCGCCTTTGAGGCGGGGACAGGATGCAATTGTCATCGATTCGACCCGACTCAAGCTGGACGAAGTGATCGATCGAATGTATCGCGTGGTGATGGATGTGATTGCGCAGGGAGAGAAGATGAAAACCCCTTCGACGGAGGATCCCCCCTCTTGCCAGGCAAAGTGA
- the sppA gene encoding signal peptide peptidase SppA: MIRKSLVVGAVYFLLFLSLFFVVTAWLVFRGGEGGGWDAKEKIALIRIEGVIVDSKVVVDELHRYAEDESIMAILLRIDSPGGAVAPSQEIYDAVLQVREEEGKKVVTSMGSVAASGGYYIASATDVIFANPGTLTGSIGVIMELTNFQELFEKLGLKSVTIKSGKNKDVGSPFREMKKEERALLQNVLDDVHSQFIEAVSQGRSLDIETVRSLADGRIFTGRQAKAVGLIDELGSLDAAVKMTAELVGIEGKPRLVETKQKLSFFDLMRSQVFGQLERPAASVRLDYLFSF; encoded by the coding sequence GTGATTCGAAAATCATTGGTCGTTGGAGCGGTCTATTTTCTCCTCTTTTTGTCTCTTTTTTTTGTCGTAACCGCATGGCTTGTTTTCCGTGGAGGGGAGGGGGGAGGCTGGGACGCTAAAGAAAAGATTGCCTTGATCCGGATTGAGGGGGTGATCGTTGATTCGAAGGTCGTCGTCGATGAACTTCACCGCTACGCCGAAGATGAGAGCATTATGGCCATTCTTCTTCGAATTGATAGCCCCGGCGGGGCTGTTGCACCTTCCCAGGAAATTTATGACGCAGTCCTCCAGGTTCGGGAGGAGGAGGGGAAAAAAGTGGTGACCTCGATGGGAAGCGTTGCTGCCTCGGGTGGATACTATATTGCCAGCGCAACGGATGTTATCTTTGCGAATCCCGGAACACTCACAGGAAGTATCGGAGTAATTATGGAGCTGACGAATTTTCAAGAGCTCTTTGAAAAGCTTGGCCTGAAGAGTGTGACGATTAAGAGTGGAAAAAATAAGGATGTTGGCTCACCCTTTCGGGAGATGAAGAAAGAAGAAAGGGCGCTCTTGCAGAATGTCCTGGATGATGTCCATTCCCAGTTTATTGAGGCGGTTTCCCAAGGGAGATCTCTTGATATTGAGACTGTTCGGTCTCTTGCCGACGGGCGAATTTTTACAGGACGACAAGCAAAAGCCGTCGGATTGATCGACGAGTTGGGGAGTTTAGACGCCGCTGTTAAAATGACGGCGGAGCTGGTCGGGATTGAGGGGAAGCCCCGTCTTGTTGAGACCAAGCAGAAATTGTCTTTCTTTGACCTCATGAGAAGTCAGGTTTTTGGTCAACTGGAAAGACCGGCGGCGTCTGTCCGCCTGGATTATCTTTTTTCATTTTAA
- the ispH gene encoding 4-hydroxy-3-methylbut-2-enyl diphosphate reductase translates to MEVIIAGNAGFCFGVKRAVKMAFDAAEVETGEVRSLGPLIHNPQEVARLAEKGVVQVETLEQIKGGTVILRSHGVSSPQIIEDANAKGLKVIDATCPFVTNAQRYAKQLVDEGYQVIMVGDRNHPEAQSVAGHAGGEILITESFEEIKKYLNKYSKKRIGIISQTTQTYETFSRLVVQCLQICEEVKVFNTICYATEDRQMEAQEMAGTVDAFVVVGGKNSANTTHLADICREKGVRVFHVETADEISEEWFLDVRKVGVTAGASTPDWLIQDVIDCLEKI, encoded by the coding sequence ATGGAAGTGATTATTGCGGGAAATGCCGGTTTTTGTTTTGGGGTCAAGCGTGCGGTCAAAATGGCCTTTGACGCGGCGGAAGTGGAAACGGGCGAGGTCCGCAGCCTTGGTCCCTTGATCCATAACCCTCAGGAGGTCGCGCGGTTGGCTGAAAAGGGGGTGGTTCAGGTTGAGACGCTTGAGCAGATCAAGGGAGGAACGGTGATCCTTCGTTCACACGGGGTCTCCTCTCCACAAATTATCGAGGATGCAAACGCAAAAGGGCTTAAGGTCATTGACGCCACCTGCCCCTTTGTGACCAATGCGCAGAGATATGCCAAACAACTTGTTGATGAAGGTTACCAGGTGATCATGGTTGGGGACCGCAACCATCCGGAGGCTCAGAGTGTGGCGGGTCATGCCGGGGGGGAGATCCTCATTACCGAATCGTTTGAGGAGATAAAAAAATATCTCAACAAGTACAGTAAGAAAAGGATCGGGATTATTTCTCAAACGACCCAGACCTACGAAACATTCTCGCGGCTTGTTGTGCAATGTCTTCAAATTTGTGAGGAGGTGAAGGTCTTCAACACCATCTGCTATGCGACTGAAGATCGCCAGATGGAGGCGCAGGAAATGGCGGGGACGGTTGATGCCTTCGTCGTGGTCGGAGGCAAAAATTCGGCCAACACGACCCACTTGGCTGATATCTGCCGGGAGAAGGGCGTACGGGTATTCCATGTCGAGACCGCAGATGAGATTTCAGAAGAGTGGTTTTTGGATGTACGGAAGGTTGGGGTGACGGCGGGTGCATCTACGCCGGATTGGCTTATTCAGGATGTTATTGATTGTTTGGAAAAAATATGA
- a CDS encoding 30S ribosomal protein S1 — MASVKRRHWIEEDEADQEKSQERLEMETMYAETFKNLEEGSLVDGAVLSVLEDGVLVDVGYKSEGMIAREEFTQEEFAKLEPGCTILVYLEERENSDGNIVLSKEKADRMKIWTDIEEIYKQEAVIDAKIISRIKGGMIVDIGVKAFLPGSQIDLRPVRDLDHLIGKSFEMKIIKMNHRRGNIVVSRRVLLEESRNMKREKTLASLEVGQQVDGIVKNITAYGAFIDLGGIDGLLHITDMSWGRVGHPSELFMVGDKVSVIILKHEKETGRVSLGYKQKLPDPWKNIDSKYPAETKVTGKVVNLTDYGAFVELESGIEGLVHISEMSWFHEVKHPSKIVAVGEMVATVILRVDSKGRKISLGMKQIEPNPWELVGKRYAEGTKITGKVRSITDFGLFVGLEEGIDGLIHISDISWTRHVKHPSEVFKKGDDIEAVVLKVDREKERISLGYKQLTSDPWEKDIPSKYKVGTVVKGKVTKITDFGIFLEMDEHVEGLVHISEVGVEPPNRVEDAFHTGDEVDAKVVRIDAGDRKIALSIRAFHRDSDKRALETFHDSQGELDQSLGAIATKITKKAEEEKEEEKTEPVEEG; from the coding sequence ATGGCGAGCGTGAAAAGAAGGCATTGGATAGAAGAAGATGAGGCAGATCAGGAAAAAAGCCAGGAACGTTTGGAAATGGAGACCATGTATGCCGAAACGTTTAAAAATCTGGAAGAGGGGAGCCTGGTGGACGGGGCCGTCCTCTCCGTGTTGGAAGACGGTGTCCTGGTTGATGTCGGATACAAATCCGAGGGAATGATTGCGCGGGAAGAATTTACCCAGGAGGAATTCGCCAAGCTTGAGCCTGGGTGTACGATCCTTGTCTATCTGGAGGAACGGGAAAATTCAGACGGGAATATTGTTCTTTCGAAGGAAAAAGCGGACCGAATGAAGATTTGGACCGATATCGAAGAGATATACAAGCAGGAGGCCGTGATTGATGCCAAGATTATCTCCCGGATAAAAGGGGGAATGATTGTCGATATCGGGGTAAAGGCGTTCCTTCCCGGCTCCCAGATTGATCTCCGTCCGGTCCGGGACCTGGACCATCTCATCGGGAAATCATTTGAGATGAAGATTATCAAGATGAATCATCGGCGTGGGAATATTGTCGTCTCCCGGCGGGTTTTGCTTGAAGAGTCGCGAAATATGAAACGGGAGAAGACCCTTGCTTCACTGGAGGTTGGGCAGCAGGTTGATGGCATTGTAAAGAATATTACGGCGTATGGCGCATTCATCGACCTTGGCGGTATTGATGGGCTTTTGCATATTACCGATATGTCCTGGGGGCGGGTGGGTCATCCGTCTGAGCTTTTCATGGTGGGAGATAAGGTATCTGTGATTATCCTGAAACACGAGAAAGAAACCGGTCGTGTTTCACTCGGATATAAACAGAAACTTCCTGATCCATGGAAAAACATCGATTCCAAATATCCTGCAGAAACCAAAGTGACTGGGAAGGTGGTTAACCTTACCGATTACGGGGCCTTTGTTGAACTTGAGTCCGGGATAGAAGGGCTGGTCCATATATCAGAAATGTCCTGGTTTCATGAGGTAAAACATCCCTCAAAGATTGTCGCGGTGGGAGAGATGGTCGCAACAGTGATCCTGCGTGTGGACTCAAAGGGGAGAAAGATTTCACTTGGGATGAAACAGATTGAGCCCAACCCTTGGGAACTTGTTGGAAAACGCTATGCTGAGGGGACGAAAATCACCGGAAAGGTCAGGAGTATTACCGATTTTGGTCTTTTTGTCGGGTTAGAAGAAGGAATCGACGGATTGATTCATATCTCAGATATTTCCTGGACCCGCCATGTAAAGCATCCCTCTGAGGTCTTTAAGAAAGGGGATGATATTGAGGCGGTCGTATTGAAGGTTGACCGGGAAAAAGAGAGGATTTCTCTCGGTTACAAGCAACTTACTTCGGATCCCTGGGAGAAGGATATCCCTTCAAAATATAAGGTGGGAACCGTTGTAAAAGGAAAGGTAACGAAGATCACCGATTTTGGCATCTTCCTGGAGATGGATGAACATGTTGAGGGCTTGGTCCACATCAGTGAGGTCGGGGTCGAGCCGCCTAACCGGGTTGAAGATGCTTTTCATACTGGAGATGAGGTGGATGCGAAGGTGGTTCGTATTGATGCGGGGGACCGAAAAATCGCACTTTCCATTCGGGCCTTCCACCGGGATTCGGATAAAAGGGCGCTGGAAACCTTCCACGACAGTCAGGGTGAACTGGATCAATCGCTGGGTGCTATTGCCACCAAGATAACAAAAAAGGCGGAGGAGGAAAAAGAGGAGGAGAAGACAGAGCCGGTTGAAGAGGGGTGA
- a CDS encoding histidine--tRNA ligase, which yields MKEFSALKGFKDLLPGESERWEWVESISRKTFRAFGFSPIRTPILERTALFTRSIGETSDIVEKEMYTFQDWNGGRITLRPEGTASVVRAYLEHRSQALIFPTKFYYSGPMFRHERPQAGRLRQFHQLGAEIIGEIDPRQDVELLSLLHTFFLRLDVEGLTLEINSLGCPVCRPAYRASLQAYLEKHLPALCEDCQRRFTANPLRILDCKKKECRVITKQAPPPMDHLCQECSDHFKAVEEGLQGLKISYKIQPHLVRGLDYYTKTAFEMTTTALGAQNAVAAGGRYDGLIAALGGPATPAIGFAIGMERLMKLVPLSPLQNMPLHLYLIPLGKTAGEQLFPVLYGLRQKDICCEMGKGNASLKNQMKRADRLGARFVLIVGEDEIAQGRAVLRDMTTKKQTNIELTDLANTILSQIVQT from the coding sequence GTGAAAGAATTCTCAGCATTGAAAGGATTCAAAGACCTTCTTCCCGGGGAGTCGGAGCGCTGGGAGTGGGTTGAATCCATCTCCAGAAAAACCTTCCGCGCTTTTGGCTTTTCCCCAATCAGGACACCGATACTCGAACGGACCGCACTCTTCACGCGAAGTATCGGAGAAACAAGCGATATTGTCGAAAAAGAGATGTACACTTTCCAGGACTGGAATGGGGGTCGCATCACCCTTCGCCCGGAAGGGACCGCTTCAGTTGTCCGAGCCTACCTCGAACACCGCTCCCAGGCACTAATATTTCCTACCAAGTTTTATTACTCAGGACCCATGTTTCGCCATGAACGTCCCCAGGCAGGTCGGCTTCGCCAATTTCACCAGTTGGGGGCTGAGATCATCGGAGAAATCGATCCGCGGCAGGATGTTGAACTTCTTTCTCTTTTACACACATTCTTCCTTAGATTAGATGTCGAAGGGCTGACTTTGGAGATCAACAGCCTCGGATGCCCGGTCTGCCGGCCCGCGTATCGTGCATCACTGCAAGCCTATCTTGAGAAACACCTCCCGGCACTTTGTGAAGACTGCCAAAGAAGATTCACGGCCAATCCCTTGAGAATCCTGGACTGCAAGAAGAAAGAATGTAGGGTAATCACAAAACAAGCCCCTCCACCTATGGACCACCTCTGTCAGGAATGCAGTGATCACTTCAAGGCTGTTGAGGAAGGACTTCAGGGGCTTAAAATATCTTATAAAATTCAGCCCCACCTCGTCCGTGGACTCGACTATTATACCAAAACAGCCTTTGAGATGACGACAACCGCATTGGGGGCACAGAACGCGGTCGCTGCGGGTGGAAGGTATGATGGCCTGATCGCTGCATTAGGGGGTCCCGCTACACCGGCGATCGGATTTGCGATCGGGATGGAGCGGCTGATGAAATTGGTCCCTCTCTCGCCGCTCCAAAATATGCCTCTCCACCTTTACCTGATCCCTCTGGGGAAAACCGCGGGAGAACAGCTCTTTCCGGTACTCTACGGCCTACGCCAAAAGGATATCTGCTGTGAAATGGGAAAGGGAAATGCCAGCCTCAAGAATCAAATGAAACGGGCCGACCGGCTGGGTGCCAGATTTGTGTTGATTGTTGGAGAGGATGAGATCGCCCAAGGCAGGGCCGTCTTACGTGATATGACGACAAAAAAACAGACCAATATTGAATTGACAGACCTAGCCAATACGATTCTTTCACAAATTGTCCAAACATAA